The Deltaproteobacteria bacterium nucleotide sequence AGGCGTAGCCGAAGAATCTCGTTTTTGTAACTTGCTAAAAAGATTAGATTCTTCACTTCGTTCAGAATGACAAACTTGATACTTTTTGAAATGTCGGATAGCCTGATAAATGGTGGGGCTTTCTAATGGGGTAAAAAACTTTTGCACACTGACATACTGCTGTCACTTCCGTCTGTTATCCTCGGAACAAAGGAGGATAACATGGTCTTTAAAAACAAGGTGCTGGTTGTGCTGGCAACGGTGCTCGTATTTTTGGGGTTTAGCCATTGGAGGTAAAAGGCGGAGAAACTTCAAACAGGAGCTATGAACCGTTTACAGAATTGGTCTCGGAGTTTAAAAACCTGACCGAGGTCCAGCAGGAAAGATGGAACATAAGAAACAAATGGAAGCACCTGGTTGCGGGTAAGGGCACGGTTTCGGAAGTGGAAGATGCCGACATCTTTTCTGAAATACAGGGCAATTATTACGAAGTGACTGTCGAACTCGAAGATGGTAATCGTGCTGTCATATTCTATCCCAGAACAAGAAAATATAATTGGGTCGGCGACCTGCAAAAAGACTCACAACAGTGGGTTGCCGTCCGTTTGCCTGCGTGCCTCCGCATGTCCACCCTATCCTGTTGTATACCCGATTATCCATACGTATCCTCAATAATAAAATAGACTTACTTTTTAAAATGTGTATATATTATAAAAAGGAGGGTACTATGAAAACTTCTATGGTAACGTTAAAGGGACAGATTGTTATCCCTGCAGAAATACGGCGTAAGCTTGAATTGAAAAAGGGAAACAAAGTCGCAATTATCGAGCAGGAGGGCGGCTTTCTTGTAAGACCATTATCCAAACAATACTTTGAGCAGTTTGCAGGTATTCTTCCGGATAAGGGTAAAGCAACAAGTGCGCTCCTGGAAGAAAGAAGAAAGGAGCAAAAACTTGAAGACGCTCGTCCTCGATAGTTACGTGCTTTTGGCTTATTTCGAGAAGGAAAAAGGCTGGGATAAGATAGCAGAAGTTCTGCAGCAAGCGTCCGAGGGAACATGCCAATTGTTCCTTTCGGTGGTAAACTGGGGAGAGGTATATTACATCACGCTCCGTGAATACAACGAGGAATATGCCGAAAAAGTCAGGCACGCTTTGGAAAACATGCCGGTTGAAATTGTAGAAGTAAGCCGGAAGGCGACTTTGTACGCAGCAAGGCATAAGGCGGCGGGCGGCCTTTCTTATGCGGATTGCTTTGTTATCGGACTCGCCGAGACTATCAAGGGCGCGGAGATACTAACCGGCGATAGAGAATTTAAACGGGTTGAAAAAACGGTAAAGATTCAGTGGATGTAGACACTGAATCTTAAGGTGCTGTGAGTTCAATAATTTCAAAAACTCTTTGAAGTCTTGCGGTAGTGAAGGAATAGCCATAAATTGTCTGCCGTATAAGTTCTATTGCACGCAAACGTTCTTCAGGCGACTTGGATAACCAAAAATCTCTGTCGTCAATGTCGTGATTAAGTGTACCGACAGAAAAAGCCGTTTTGTCTACTTTAGAAAATATATCGAACTCTTTCATATTTAAATAATAAACCAATTTTTGTTATTATACAAGCAGAGTATAGGAAAATATATTTTCCCCACTGACATACTGCAGTCAGCGGTTTTGATTGTCCCGTATTGATAGCAAAGGGGGACGGGTGTAAATGCTCCAAATAAATATGGTACGGTGGCGAGGATAATCTTTTTAAGACCTTTTTCTGGATTCCCTAATGTCTTTGATGATCTTTTCAATCTTAATATCTTTTAGTAGCTTCTTGTGCGTTTTAGTGTAATCGCCTTCCCCGGTTTCGTATAACAGTATGAACTTAGTTGCACCTGCATAGCCCAGTTCTTTTACCAGTGCATTCCATCCCTTTGTTTTTATGTTAGCTAAAGGTACACCCATGTTATTTCTTCTCCTTTGCGATAAATTCAATTATGCCCAAAACTTTTACTTTTATTGAGTCCTGATGTGTTTTATATAGTCTTACTATCTCATCATCACAGGTAATAAAGTAATCAGCCTTACACTTCTCAGCTAATGTAATATGTAAGGCATCCATATCTGATAGTCCATATCTTTTTAAAGATATTACTCTTTCAACATCTGAATCATCCACTCTGACAAGTTCATCTGCTAATTTAAAGTATGAGTGTATTCTGTTTTTCCTTTCTTCATCGGGGTTTATATTATTCTCGTAAATCAACGCTTCCGACACAACAATAACATAATCCTCTTTTTCTATTTTATCTATGAGGTAAATGAATGCGCTTGTCTCTAAAGCCACCCGTTCCTGCCCCTGAAAATCAAAAGGCCTATTATACACGCACGAATCCAAATATAATTTCAATTTCATACATTGATTTATACCATCTATAGTAAACAAAGTAAAACCGGAAATTAATGAGAAGGTTTTTTGTTAAAAACCGGAGAAATCATATTTTCTCACCGCTGACATACTGCTGTCACTCCCGTCTGTTATCCTCGGAACAAAGGAGGATACCCGTATGTCTTTAAAACAGAAGACAGTCTTGGTGTGTGTTTTTTCGCTGCTGTTTTCTTCATGCGCCACAATTCAAGAAAGCACAAAGAATGACGATGTACTGCTGAAGGAATACACGGTAAAGGAGAATACTGGTTATCAGTATACGGTCAGTTATCAATTTAGGGACTCTGCCAAATTCAATGATGTATCGGTAGAAGCGTCGATAAAGAAGTATCAGATGTGCGAGACAGAGGATAGGGGTATTTATGACAGGACAGAGATTACGGAAAGGAGGGCGGTTTATGAAAAAGGAATAGTTAATGAGCTTAGCAATAATTGGTCCGGACCGGGCGATCTCGGAGATTGTTATAGTATTGCTTCAATCTATTCTCTTATAGTAGGCATAGGAATTTTACTCTTTCCGGTATGTATCACGGACTCTTTCAGGGCAATGGACTCGTCCCGCCACATAGGAGAAGTTACGAAAACAATTCAATCTTCTGAGCCGAATAGGTGCGACGAGGTATCTCCTGGCGGAACACAAGTTACCCTGACGTTAAATGACGATAAAACGTTTACAAAAAGTGCCGATGCTTCGGGGAATGTAATCTTCACGATAAGCGAGCTTGGTGAATCTGCGAAAGAGTTTCATAATACATGGGCAAGCTTAAAGGCAGAAAAAGTCGAGAAGGATGTATCAATACCTGAAACTATTCAATATCATTGGATTGATAGAGATTATGAAATAGCTTTAAAACAGGACACAGTGGATGGGTATCAAACGTTTTTACAAACGTATCCGCAAAGTAAATATACCGATGTAATAGCATCCAGGTTGACTAAACAGGCGCTGAGACAGGCAGAAAAAGCAGTGCATGAAAAAGATTGGGAAGATGCATACAGTTATTGGAAAATCGCCAAAGGTAATACAGAAACACTTACAAATGGCGAGAAAAAAGAATTTGATAGAATCGAGAAGTTTTTAAAAAATAACATAGCATCTAAGGATGAGGCGTATGAGTTTTTTCCGCCGGAGCAGTTTAGGTATGAGACACTGGTAACAAACCCATGGAGTTTGATGGGTAAATACATTGAGATAGAGGGGATTGTATTCCAACGTTTAGGCGTCGGTTCGTACTTAATAAGGTTGGGAGGGACATATATGGTATACGTTGATTATTTGTCAGTAAGTGGTAACCAGCTTATGAGAGAGCTGACGGGTGGTGGTATTCCGAATGGTGCACCGGTA carries:
- a CDS encoding AbrB/MazE/SpoVT family DNA-binding domain-containing protein, translating into MKTSMVTLKGQIVIPAEIRRKLELKKGNKVAIIEQEGGFLVRPLSKQYFEQFAGILPDKGKATSALLEERRKEQKLEDARPR
- a CDS encoding PIN domain-containing protein, encoding MKLKLYLDSCVYNRPFDFQGQERVALETSAFIYLIDKIEKEDYVIVVSEALIYENNINPDEERKNRIHSYFKLADELVRVDDSDVERVISLKRYGLSDMDALHITLAEKCKADYFITCDDEIVRLYKTHQDSIKVKVLGIIEFIAKEKK
- a CDS encoding type II toxin-antitoxin system VapC family toxin produces the protein MKTLVLDSYVLLAYFEKEKGWDKIAEVLQQASEGTCQLFLSVVNWGEVYYITLREYNEEYAEKVRHALENMPVEIVEVSRKATLYAARHKAAGGLSYADCFVIGLAETIKGAEILTGDREFKRVEKTVKIQWM